In the genome of Quercus robur chromosome 3, dhQueRobu3.1, whole genome shotgun sequence, one region contains:
- the LOC126716736 gene encoding nicotianamine synthase-like gives MGCQDEPLVQKVWELYEQISSLESLKPSKDVNMIFTKLVLTCTPPNPIDVTKLCKKVQEMRSKLIRLCGEAEGHLESHYSTILGSYENPLDHLNIFPYYSNYLKLSLLEFNILSQHYTHVPSKIAFVGSGPLPLTSIVLASKHLTNTTFHNYDIDPLANSQAIGLFSSDSDLSKRMFFHTNDIMNVTNDLKDYEVVFLAALVGMDKEDKVKVVDHLAKYMAPGALLMLRSAHGARAFLYPVIDPRDLRGFEFLSVFHPTDEIINSVVIARKYAMPTHSLEKGLGLIILPNKCAEIQAFNHFNQGNMIEELAIEDKLS, from the coding sequence ATGGGTTGCCAGGATGAGCCTTTGGTACAAAAAGTCTGGGAGTTGTATGAGCAAATCTCAAGCCTTGAGAGCCTCAAACCTTCCAAAGATGTCAACATGATCTTCACAAAACTTGTGCTCACATGCACGCCACCAAATCCAATTGATGTAACCAAGCTGTGCAAAAAGGTGCAAGAAATGAGGTCAAAGCTCATTAGGCTTTGTGGTGAGGCTGAGGGACATTTGGAGAGTCATTACTCTACCATTTTAGGCTCATATGAAAACCCACTTGACCATCTCAATATTTTTCCTTACTATTCTAATTACCTCAAGCTTAGCCTCCTTGAATTCAATATCCTTAGCCAACACTACACCCATGTCCCTAGCAAAATTGCCTTTGTGGGCTCAGGTCCCCTTCCTCTTACCTCAATTGTCTTGGCCTCCAAACACCTTACCAATACCACCTTTCACAACTATGATATTGACCCTTTGGCCAATTCACAGGCTATTGGCTTATTTTCATCTGATTCTGACTTATCCAAAAGAATGTTCTTCCATACCAATGATATAATGAATGTAACTAATGACTTAAAAGATTATGAAGTTGTTTTCTTGGCAGCTCTAGTTGGCATGGACAAAGAGGACAAGGTTAAAGTCGTTGATCATTTGGCTAAGTACATGGCTCCAGGAGCTCTTTTGATGCTGAGAAGCGCACATGGGGCTCGCGCTTTTCTCTATCCAGTGATTGATCCTCGCGATCTTCGTGGATTCGAGTTTCTCTCAGTGTTTCATCCCACTGATGAGATTATTAACTCAGTTGTCATTGCACGTAAGTATGCAATGCCTACACACTCACTTGAGAAAGGTCTCGGCCTCATTATACTGCCTAACAAGTGTGCTGAGATCCAAGCCTTCAATCACTTCAACCAAGGCAATATGATTGAGGAATTGGCCATTGAGGACAAACTCTCATAA